A genomic window from Exiguobacterium acetylicum DSM 20416 includes:
- a CDS encoding class I SAM-dependent methyltransferase, giving the protein MKQFWNRFIDQQYAKPRGIIGASIGEIMVRQHHEEMKWTIDILNVQAGETFLELGTGAGHGIAYLLSQTDTKHVTGLDLSKTMVRSATFRNRQAIQANRATIQQADINHLKLLHETVDGIFSIHTVYFWESVDQTLQELYRALRPGGRFVLTYCDGKAGIEWLDLQKQIEQEFIPLAEQAGFINVVLIRGPIIRSFHTVALVGYKGCAR; this is encoded by the coding sequence ATGAAGCAATTTTGGAATAGATTCATCGATCAACAATATGCGAAACCACGGGGAATCATTGGAGCGTCAATTGGTGAGATCATGGTCCGGCAACATCATGAAGAAATGAAATGGACGATCGACATACTTAACGTTCAGGCAGGAGAAACTTTTTTAGAACTCGGTACAGGTGCGGGACATGGCATTGCCTATTTGCTTTCGCAAACAGATACGAAGCACGTTACAGGTCTCGATCTGTCAAAGACGATGGTCCGGTCAGCAACTTTTCGTAATCGGCAAGCGATTCAAGCAAACCGAGCGACGATTCAACAAGCCGATATTAATCATTTAAAATTACTCCATGAGACGGTCGACGGGATCTTTAGCATTCATACGGTATATTTTTGGGAATCCGTCGATCAGACATTACAAGAACTGTATCGCGCTTTACGACCAGGCGGGCGATTCGTTTTAACATACTGTGATGGAAAAGCAGGGATTGAGTGGTTAGATCTTCAAAAACAAATCGAACAGGAGTTCATTCCACTTGCTGAACAAGCTGGTTTTATAAATGTCGTATTAATACGCGGTCCAATCATTCGGTCGTTTCATACGGTAGCGCTTGTGGGATATAAAGGATGTGCCCGTTGA
- a CDS encoding cation diffusion facilitator family transporter translates to MAHDHHHHHHHTDNKKVLLLSFLIITAFMVVEVIGGIWTNSLALLSDAGHMLSDSISLAIALLAFQFSSQAPDANKTFGSKRFEILAAIINGVTLIVIALYIFIEAIQRFIDPPAVATTGMLIIGVLGLLVNILVAWIMTRGGGHEHNLNMRGAYLHVLSDMLGSVGAIAAALLIMFFGWGWADPLASVIVAILVLRSGYYVTKASVHVLMEGTPSDVDIDEVVSTIQTNEAVLGLHDLHIWSITSGYNALSCHVVVKEDMTVRESESIREQIDHDLKHVGINHATIQVETDQHAHGNTLYCDGKHESHTH, encoded by the coding sequence ATGGCACATGATCATCATCACCACCATCATCATACCGACAATAAAAAGGTACTGCTCTTATCGTTCCTGATCATCACCGCGTTCATGGTCGTCGAAGTCATCGGCGGGATTTGGACGAATAGTCTAGCGTTGTTATCGGACGCAGGGCATATGCTCAGTGATTCGATTTCACTTGCAATTGCCCTGTTAGCCTTCCAGTTCTCGAGTCAAGCACCGGATGCGAACAAGACGTTCGGTTCAAAACGCTTTGAAATCTTAGCCGCAATCATAAATGGCGTGACATTGATCGTCATCGCTCTCTATATTTTCATTGAAGCCATCCAACGCTTCATCGATCCACCCGCTGTCGCAACGACCGGGATGCTGATCATCGGTGTCCTTGGCTTGCTCGTCAACATTCTCGTTGCTTGGATCATGACACGTGGCGGTGGACATGAGCACAACCTCAACATGCGCGGTGCCTATCTGCATGTCTTAAGCGACATGCTTGGATCGGTCGGTGCGATTGCAGCTGCTCTTCTGATCATGTTCTTCGGTTGGGGATGGGCGGATCCACTGGCGAGTGTCATCGTGGCGATCCTCGTCTTACGGAGCGGCTATTACGTGACGAAGGCATCCGTTCACGTCTTGATGGAAGGAACGCCGAGCGATGTCGACATCGATGAGGTCGTTTCGACGATTCAGACGAACGAAGCCGTCCTCGGACTACATGATCTGCACATCTGGTCGATCACGAGTGGCTATAACGCATTATCGTGTCACGTCGTCGTCAAAGAGGACATGACCGTCCGGGAGTCAGAGTCAATTCGCGAACAGATTGATCACGATTTGAAACACGTCGGTATTAACCACGCGACCATCCAGGTCGAGACGGATCAGCACGCACATGGCAATACGTTGTATTGTGACGGCAAACACGAATCGCATACGCATTAA
- a CDS encoding methyl-accepting chemotaxis protein: MNEILPRPLRSPAILSSLEANVAMICFDRQRRVVDVNDLFAKTMKYKRDEMIGLQHHTFCTPEFANSREYQDFWTRLFSGFSTSDKIKRVDARGDILWLEATYMPIFEGEEVVGVVKIASNITDRIDRVQGYAKSFQTLAEGLNLQSIQGSKEGTQLQETMNTIASETAENQQTFETLYDQAIEITKIADTIKEIAARTNLLSLNAAIEAARAGEHGKGFTVVASEVKNLSDLVGSAVVEVRTNTETMNRQIMAMMKKIEASHLEVASSLATVKETMQRFTAIEEVARQLEQQTEDFRSFI, from the coding sequence ATGAATGAAATCTTACCGAGACCGTTACGTTCACCAGCGATTTTGTCGAGCCTTGAAGCAAACGTCGCGATGATCTGTTTTGATCGCCAACGACGTGTCGTCGACGTCAATGACTTGTTTGCGAAAACGATGAAATATAAACGAGACGAGATGATTGGCCTACAGCACCATACGTTTTGCACACCAGAATTCGCGAACAGCCGTGAGTATCAGGACTTTTGGACACGCCTGTTTTCGGGCTTCAGTACATCGGATAAAATCAAACGGGTCGATGCCCGGGGCGACATCTTATGGCTTGAAGCAACCTACATGCCGATTTTTGAAGGAGAAGAGGTCGTCGGCGTCGTCAAGATCGCGAGTAACATCACGGACCGGATCGACCGTGTGCAAGGATATGCGAAAAGCTTCCAGACGCTTGCTGAAGGACTGAATCTGCAGTCGATTCAAGGATCGAAAGAGGGAACCCAGCTTCAAGAAACGATGAACACGATCGCGAGTGAAACGGCAGAAAACCAACAGACGTTCGAAACGTTATATGACCAAGCAATCGAGATCACGAAGATTGCTGATACGATCAAGGAGATTGCTGCCCGGACGAACCTGTTGTCTCTGAACGCGGCAATCGAGGCAGCACGGGCTGGAGAACACGGTAAAGGATTTACCGTCGTTGCGAGCGAAGTCAAAAATTTATCAGATTTAGTCGGCAGTGCAGTTGTCGAAGTACGGACGAATACGGAAACGATGAATCGTCAAATCATGGCGATGATGAAAAAGATTGAAGCGTCCCATCTCGAAGTCGCGTCGAGCCTTGCGACGGTAAAAGAAACGATGCAACGCTTTACCGCAATCGAAGAGGTCGCACGACAACTCGAGCAGCAAACAGAGGATTTCCGGTCGTTCATTTAA